In Mytilus trossulus isolate FHL-02 chromosome 6, PNRI_Mtr1.1.1.hap1, whole genome shotgun sequence, a single window of DNA contains:
- the LOC134722407 gene encoding uncharacterized protein LOC134722407 has protein sequence MALETLKIINNIAPVCLQNLVNVQKSRYSFRNTGFYENSGFQNVQIRDEYEEVVSKSDTQEKQTSKTYEALRTKETVDVYDDLENSKGLPSSKSTSKTYESLGTKDAVETYDDLDHHKGLPSSKPSVKHYEALGTQDKPSVYEELENQKGQEEKVYVNEAF, from the exons ATGGCTCTAGaaactttgaaaattataaacaacataGCTCCTGTGTGCTTACAAAATTTGGTAAATGTCCAAAAATCTAGATATTCTTTCAG aaatactGGATTTTATGAAAACAGCGGCTttcaaaatgtacaaattaGAGATGAATACGAAGAGGTTGTTAGTAAATCGG atacacAAGAGAAACA AACTAGTAAAACCTACGAAGCACTTCGAACAAAGGAGACTGTTGACGTTTATGATGATTTGGAGAATAGCAAAG gCCTTCCATCGTCTAAATC AACCAGTAAAACCTATGAATCACTTGGAACGAAAGACGCTGTTGAGACGTATGATGATTTAGATCATCATAAAG GCCTGCCATCGTCTAAACC TTCAGTGAAGCATTATGAAGCATTGGGTACGCAAGATAAACCAAGTGTGTATGAAGAATTAGAAAATCAGAAAG GACAAGAAGAAAAAGTGTATGTCAATGAAGCATTCTGA